A single window of Balaenoptera ricei isolate mBalRic1 chromosome 15, mBalRic1.hap2, whole genome shotgun sequence DNA harbors:
- the CHGB gene encoding secretogranin-1, whose amino-acid sequence MQPAVLLGLLGATMMAAVSSVPVDIRNHSEEMVTRCIIEVLSNALSKSNTPPITPECRQVLKKSGKQLKDEEKSENENTRFEVRLLRDPADASETPRTSSREDAGEEDAQGQTVADTEGGGHSQERAGKPQGSQVAKEAKTRHSEKSKGHDREEEEAEEYQKRERVEDGSEERHPGGPGEAQTALLSHRNQTPAKKGELVSRYDTQSAGSLEKSHSRERSSQESGEETGSQENGPREPQSHPERQEGPEESEEDVSPEVDKRRSRPRHHHGRSRPDRSSQEGNPPTEGRGYSREEPHVGTAGSGEKRARHPTLSRASEEEAEYGEEVRSHPAARAPRPPSEESPEQEDRRKGLSLELNSMAHGYDEESEEERGQEGGPRHRARGGEPGAYSTPHQTEEKRFLGEAHHRAQESQTDKARRHPPGELRNYLDYDEEKGEEGARGKWPQLGDPQDAEENREEARLRGKQHAPHHITDKKTLGELASPYYGPPQWKSSRFERKDHMDDSFLEGEEENGLTLNEKNFFPEYNYDWWEKKPFEEDVNWGYEKRNLAPKLDLKRQYDRVAELDQLLHYRKKSAEFPDFYDSEEQMGHRHAAENEEERAGQGVLTEEEEKELENLAAMDLELQKIAEKFSGNRRG is encoded by the exons ATGCAGCCCGCAGTGCTTCTCGGCCTCCTGGGAGCCACGATGATGGCGG ctgTCAGTTCTGTGCCAGTGGACATCAGGAACCACAGTGAAGAAATG GTGACTCGCTGCATCATCGAGGTCCTCTCAAATGCCTTGTCGAAGTCCAACACTCCACCCATCACCCCTGAGTGCCGACAAGTCCTGAAGAAGA gtggaaaacagctcaaagatgaagagaaaagtgaaaatgaaaacacaaggtTTGAAGTGAGATTGTTAAGAGACCCAGCTGACGCCTCAGAAACCCCCAGGACCTCCAGTAGGGAGGACGCAGGGGAGGAGGACGCCCAAGGCCAGACAGTGGCAGACACAGAGGGCGGTGGGCACAGCCAAGAGCGGGCAGGCAAGCCCCAAGGCAGCCAAGTGGCCAAAGAAGCAAAGACACGCCATTCTGAGAAGAGCAAGGGACACgacagggaggaagaggaggcggaGGAATATCAGAAAAGGGAGCGTGTGGAAGACGGCAGTGAGGAGAGACACCCTGGAGGGCCAGGAGAGGCACAAACTGCTCTTCTCAGCCACAGAAACCAGACTCCAGCTAAGAAAGGGGAGTTAGTGTCCAGATACGATACGCAGTCTGCGGGGAGCCTTGAGAAGTCGCACAGCCGGGAGAGGAGCAGCCAGGAGAGTGGAGAGGAGACCGGGAGCCAGGAGAATGGGCCCCGAGAGCCGCAAAGCCACCCCGAGCGCCAGGAAGGACCCGAGGAGAGCGAGGAGGATGTCAGCCCCGAGGTGGACAAGCGACGCTCGAGGCCAAGACACCACCACGGGAGGAGCAGGCCCGACAGGTCCTCTCAGGAAGGGAATCCTCCCACTGAGGGAAGGGGGTACTCCCGGGAGGAGCCCCACGTGGGCACAGCCGGCTCAGGGGAAAAGAGAGCCCGCCATCCAACCCTCTCCAGGGCTTCGGAGGAAGAAGCTGAATACGGGGAGGAAGTGAGGAGTCACCCGGCTGCCCGGGCTCCCAGGCCTCCCAGCGAGGAGAGCCCGGAACAGGAGGACAGGAGGAAAGGCCTCAGCCTAGAGCTGAATAGCATGGCGCACGGCTATGACGAGGAGAGCGAGGAAGAGAGAGGCCAGGAGGGGGGACCCCGCCACAGAGCCCGGGGAGGGGAGCCGGGAGCCTACTCCACGCCACACCAAACAGAAGAGAAACGGTTCTTGGGTGAAGCACACCACCGTGCTCAGGAAAGCCAGACGGACAAGGCGAGGCGGCATCCACCAGGCGAGTTGAGAAATTACCTCGACTATGATGAGGAAAAGGGTGAGGAAGGAGCCCGGGGGAAGTGGCCGCAGCTGGGGGACCCGCAAGACGCTGAAGAGAACAGGGAAGAAGCTAGGCTTCGAGGCAAACAGCATGCTCCCCATCACATCACCGACAAGAAGACATTAGGGGAGCTTGCCAGTCCGTACTACGGCCCTCCCCAGTGGAAGAGCAGCCGGTTTGAGAGAAAAGACCACATGGATGACAGTTTTCTTGAGGGCGAAGAGGAGAACGGGCTGACCTTGAATGAGAAGAATTTCTTCCCAGAATACAACTATGACTGGTGGGAGAAAAAGCCCTTTGAGGAGGATGTAAACTGGGGGTATGAGAAGAGAAACCTGGCCCCCAAACTGGATCTGAAAAGGCAGTATGACAGAGTGGCCGAACTGGACCAGCTCCTTCACTACAGGAAGAAGTCGGCTGAGTTCCCGGACTTCTATGACTCGGAGGAGCAGATGGGCCATCGCCACGCAGCAGAAAATGAAGAGGAGAGGGCTGGCCAAGGAGTTCTGACGGAGGAAGAG gaaaaagaacttgaaaactTGGCTGCGATGGATTTGGAACTACAGAAAATAGCTGAGAAATTCAGTGGTAACCGAAGGGGCTGA